The Herminiimonas arsenitoxidans genome window below encodes:
- a CDS encoding CsbD family protein — protein sequence MNWDVIAGNWKQLKGNVKEQWGKLTDDHLDTIAGKRDQLAGKIQEAYGVSKDEAEKQIKSFEERNRNDKRFM from the coding sequence ATGAATTGGGACGTTATCGCAGGTAACTGGAAGCAACTCAAAGGCAATGTGAAAGAACAGTGGGGCAAACTCACTGACGATCACCTCGATACGATTGCCGGAAAGCGCGACCAGCTCGCAGGAAAAATTCAAGAAGCTTATGGCGTCAGCAAAGATGAGGCCGAAAAGCAAATCAAGTCATTCGAAGAGCGCAATCGCAATGACAAACGCTTTATGTAA
- a CDS encoding PAS domain-containing sensor histidine kinase, producing MFRSLGCRTLSAPFLSSLLMMAVGALAMTNVQQDLWVLNYRLSDIVPIQANTAVAFVLAGLALLLRSFHILDGRAKTVVAVLASVLALCVALLGLSTLAQYSFGLQVGIDHLFPRLAEGGYKSYFVKMAPLPALGFTLAGLSLLLLDYRTARDHYPSEYGAFILAGVMGIPLIGHLYNVMSVDELNAAHTVTPFISIIFFILALGILSARPHHRLMSLWNSTSPGGPLLRRLLPNSLLLLVFLDFAIKWGVQNRLYDADKASPLLILLSSSLLFIMFCRTAALLNREYEGRQQGEAALAESNALLRAVSDNTPDAIFVKDSAGRMVFANPAKLRLLAKDHDQVIGFRSVDLYPKKADAELINQEDQSVMESGQPRVFESTIRFPYGIRTLHSTKAPWLNANGEIMGLVGISTDITERKRMEDSLKAHETQLEALVAARTFEVSELIGHLETTREEEKHAIARELHDDLGSALTALNMHLSMVFQQMPPEPKFTERSLKIKALLSSITDATRRIQNGLRPDKLDVFGVKIAIAEQAAEFEKYSGVICNASLPDDQLVYAPRVDIALFRMVQEALNNIAKHAQATHVDVILDDTDDEIVLTVRDNGIGIPQGQPTDVVTHGLRGMRERAGYLGGSVRVGGGAQGRGTTIVITIPKTAANMKTAEDIASESNEESENAKQADQLTQKAD from the coding sequence ATGTTCCGATCTTTGGGATGTCGCACCTTGTCTGCACCTTTCCTGTCTTCATTGCTGATGATGGCAGTAGGGGCACTTGCCATGACGAATGTGCAGCAGGATCTTTGGGTGCTGAATTATCGTCTCTCCGATATTGTGCCGATTCAGGCGAATACAGCCGTCGCTTTTGTGCTGGCAGGATTGGCGCTGTTATTACGTTCATTCCATATATTGGATGGTCGGGCAAAGACAGTTGTTGCAGTGCTGGCATCCGTATTGGCGCTTTGTGTAGCCTTGTTGGGTTTGTCGACGCTGGCACAGTATTCATTCGGTCTGCAGGTCGGTATTGATCATCTGTTCCCTCGTTTGGCAGAGGGCGGATATAAATCTTATTTTGTGAAGATGGCACCGCTGCCAGCACTAGGCTTTACGCTGGCCGGGTTGAGTCTGCTGTTGCTGGACTATCGTACTGCACGCGATCACTATCCATCCGAGTATGGTGCCTTCATCCTGGCCGGTGTGATGGGGATACCCCTGATCGGGCATCTCTATAACGTGATGTCGGTTGATGAGCTGAATGCGGCGCATACGGTCACACCATTCATCTCGATTATTTTCTTTATTCTTGCGCTAGGCATATTGTCGGCGCGTCCTCATCATCGTTTGATGAGTTTGTGGAACAGTACTTCGCCAGGCGGGCCGTTGCTGCGACGCTTGCTACCGAACAGCTTGCTCTTGTTAGTCTTCCTCGATTTCGCAATTAAATGGGGTGTACAGAATCGCTTGTACGATGCGGACAAAGCTTCGCCTTTATTGATCTTGCTGAGTAGTTCGCTCTTGTTCATCATGTTCTGCCGTACAGCAGCCTTGTTGAATCGCGAATATGAGGGCCGGCAACAGGGCGAAGCGGCGCTGGCAGAGAGTAATGCATTGCTGCGCGCGGTGAGCGACAACACGCCGGATGCGATTTTCGTCAAGGATAGTGCTGGACGCATGGTGTTTGCGAATCCGGCCAAATTACGTTTGCTTGCGAAGGACCATGATCAGGTGATTGGTTTTCGTAGCGTCGATCTTTATCCGAAGAAAGCCGATGCCGAATTGATCAATCAGGAAGATCAAAGCGTGATGGAGAGTGGTCAGCCTCGGGTATTTGAAAGCACGATTCGTTTCCCGTACGGGATACGTACGCTGCATTCAACCAAGGCGCCATGGCTGAATGCCAACGGTGAAATCATGGGCTTGGTCGGTATTAGCACGGATATCACCGAACGCAAGCGCATGGAAGATTCCTTGAAGGCGCATGAGACGCAATTGGAAGCACTGGTTGCAGCGCGCACCTTTGAGGTCAGCGAACTGATAGGCCATCTGGAAACAACGCGGGAAGAAGAGAAGCACGCGATTGCACGTGAGTTGCATGATGACCTTGGTTCGGCATTAACTGCACTCAATATGCATTTGTCCATGGTGTTTCAGCAGATGCCACCGGAGCCAAAATTTACTGAGCGTTCGCTCAAGATCAAGGCTTTGCTGAGTTCGATTACCGATGCGACGCGCCGGATTCAGAATGGTTTGCGCCCCGACAAGCTGGATGTGTTCGGCGTCAAGATTGCGATTGCCGAGCAGGCGGCTGAGTTTGAAAAATACTCAGGCGTAATTTGTAATGCGAGCTTGCCTGACGACCAATTGGTGTATGCCCCGCGCGTGGATATTGCCTTGTTCCGCATGGTGCAGGAGGCATTGAATAATATTGCCAAGCACGCGCAGGCGACGCATGTCGATGTGATACTGGATGACACAGACGATGAAATCGTACTCACGGTACGTGATAACGGTATCGGCATTCCGCAAGGACAGCCGACAGATGTGGTCACGCACGGCTTGCGTGGCATGCGTGAGCGGGCAGGTTATCTGGGTGGTTCAGTACGGGTTGGAGGCGGAGCGCAAGGCAGGGGGACGACGATAGTGATCACTATCCCGAAAACAGCTGCGAATATGAAGACGGCTGAAGATATTGCGAGTGAATCGAACGAAGAGTCTGAAAATGCCAAGCAGGCAGATCAGCTGACGCAGAAGGCGGATTGA
- a CDS encoding response regulator: MSQATNILTDTGSHPLRVFLVEDSLDVRELMIENLAMIPGVVVAGVSESEGDALNQLNALPYDVLIVDIQLKKGNGINLLRQISERTKVPNTLKIICSNNATEVFRRVGRQYGVNHFFDKTSEFPQLFELLKNLSCANLEYNARA, from the coding sequence ATGAGCCAAGCGACGAATATTTTGACAGATACAGGTAGTCATCCACTGCGGGTATTTTTAGTGGAAGACTCACTGGATGTGCGCGAACTGATGATAGAGAATCTGGCGATGATTCCAGGTGTCGTTGTAGCTGGCGTGTCGGAATCAGAAGGCGATGCACTCAATCAATTGAATGCGCTTCCCTACGATGTACTGATCGTTGATATTCAACTGAAAAAAGGCAATGGCATCAATCTATTGCGCCAGATATCGGAAAGAACCAAGGTACCGAATACCTTGAAGATCATCTGCAGCAACAATGCCACCGAAGTTTTCCGTCGCGTCGGGCGGCAATACGGCGTCAATCATTTCTTCGACAAGACGTCCGAATTTCCCCAATTGTTTGAATTGCTGAAAAACCTGAGCTGCGCCAATCTGGAATACAACGCGCGCGCCTGA
- a CDS encoding response regulator encodes MIKILVVDDHAVVRAGVQYFIAQVPDMTIEGEAATAQEAIRLVRAQDWDIVLLDINMPDKSGVEVLKQIKREKPELPVLILSMHPESRYAVQILRSGASGYVQKEALAEELVNAIQTILRGHKYISHTVAELLTTELDTNAEKPLHETLSKREYEIFYKLCQGHGVTKIADELCLSVKTVSTYRARVLQKMNMENNAGIIYYAIKQNLID; translated from the coding sequence ATGATAAAAATTTTGGTAGTCGATGACCATGCAGTAGTACGAGCCGGAGTGCAATATTTCATTGCCCAGGTTCCTGACATGACGATCGAGGGTGAAGCTGCTACGGCACAGGAAGCCATACGTTTGGTTCGCGCGCAAGATTGGGATATCGTTTTGCTCGATATCAATATGCCGGACAAAAGCGGTGTGGAAGTACTGAAGCAGATCAAGCGCGAGAAGCCGGAGTTACCTGTACTGATTTTGAGCATGCATCCGGAAAGTCGCTACGCCGTGCAGATACTGCGCAGCGGTGCCAGCGGATACGTACAGAAAGAAGCGCTGGCGGAAGAATTGGTGAATGCGATACAAACGATCTTGCGCGGTCATAAGTACATCAGCCATACCGTTGCAGAATTACTGACGACAGAACTCGATACCAATGCAGAAAAACCTTTGCATGAAACTTTATCGAAACGTGAATACGAAATTTTCTACAAGTTGTGCCAGGGTCATGGCGTAACCAAGATTGCCGACGAACTTTGTCTGAGTGTGAAAACCGTCAGTACTTATCGCGCCCGTGTTTTGCAAAAGATGAATATGGAAAATAACGCCGGCATTATTTATTACGCAATCAAACAAAACCTGATCGACTAG
- a CDS encoding sigma-54 interaction domain-containing protein, translated as MTDGLNVCDNVVGLPTPNTHRMTVLQAQGDAQNIPLSKLARCGDLYAASEPMQNLFQMIGKVAPTSANVLIAGESGTGKELVAQAIHQLSKEADKPFVALNCSAVSPQLIEAELFGHERGSFTGAVRMQKGCFERANGGTLFLDEVTEMSLDMQVKLLRVLESNRFCRIGAEEETEVKVRVVAATNRDPIEAMNSGILRSDLFYRLAVFPLNLPPLRERDEDIGLLATLFLGQLNEEDGNSKVFSKASWRLLNEYTWPGNVRELKNVVHRAYIMAEQELDILPAVNPVKTMVSDQVGDCVTVQLGSKLADAEQRLIYATLGHCGGNKTLTAEVLGVSLKTLYNRLNEYQAKLFLGDVIPHARPYGIQSRNQ; from the coding sequence ATGACGGACGGATTGAATGTATGTGACAACGTCGTCGGCTTGCCGACCCCGAACACACACAGAATGACCGTGTTGCAAGCGCAAGGTGACGCACAGAATATTCCACTCAGCAAACTCGCACGCTGTGGCGATCTGTATGCTGCATCGGAACCGATGCAGAATTTATTTCAAATGATAGGCAAGGTTGCACCAACCAGTGCCAATGTCTTGATCGCGGGTGAAAGCGGTACCGGCAAGGAATTGGTCGCACAAGCCATCCATCAACTCAGCAAGGAAGCAGACAAACCATTTGTCGCCTTGAATTGCAGTGCCGTGTCGCCGCAACTGATAGAAGCAGAATTATTCGGTCATGAACGCGGCAGCTTTACCGGTGCGGTGCGCATGCAAAAAGGCTGCTTTGAACGTGCTAATGGCGGCACACTGTTTCTGGATGAAGTGACGGAAATGTCGCTGGACATGCAAGTCAAACTCTTACGCGTGCTGGAAAGCAATCGCTTTTGCCGTATCGGTGCCGAAGAAGAAACCGAAGTCAAAGTACGCGTAGTCGCCGCTACCAATCGCGATCCGATAGAAGCAATGAATAGCGGCATCTTGCGCAGCGATCTTTTCTATCGCCTGGCAGTCTTTCCACTCAATCTCCCACCTCTACGTGAACGCGACGAAGACATCGGCTTGCTCGCCACCCTCTTCCTCGGGCAACTCAATGAAGAAGATGGCAACAGCAAGGTCTTCTCCAAAGCCTCATGGCGTTTGTTGAATGAATACACATGGCCAGGCAATGTGCGTGAATTGAAGAATGTCGTGCATCGCGCCTATATCATGGCCGAGCAAGAACTCGATATCTTGCCAGCGGTTAACCCTGTCAAAACCATGGTCAGTGACCAAGTCGGCGACTGCGTCACGGTCCAACTTGGCAGCAAGCTGGCAGACGCAGAACAACGCCTGATTTACGCCACGCTGGGGCACTGTGGCGGCAATAAGACTTTGACCGCCGAGGTGTTAGGTGTGAGCCTGAAAACCCTTTACAATCGACTGAATGAATACCAAGCAAAGCTGTTCTTGGGTGATGTCATTCCACATGCGCGACCCTATGGCATACAAAGTCGCAATCAGTGA
- a CDS encoding YbdK family carboxylate-amine ligase, with product MLEFNNSTPLTMGVELELQIVNRRDYNLTRGSSDLLVIINKIDHGYDIKPEITESMIEIATSVHTDHKEMLTELTAMRTLLVSAAEKLNLGLAGGGAHPFQHWEDQRIYPSDRYQLVSELYGYLAKQFTVYGQHIHIGCPSGDSAIRLAHMLARYIPHFITMSASSPFYQGVDTSFQSSRLTSINAFPLSGYMPFVTDWDSFNAYFDKMSKLGIVASMKDFYWDIRPKPEYGTVEIRVCDTPLAIETAVALAGYAQTLSKYFFAQQELQPAQDTYLTYSYNRFQACRFGLNGTVIKPICGTQLSIKEDILQTFDMLKDVAEELGTTEAIELLRNRILSAPSDADWLRACYEKSGSLSDVVRQQSAVWMAQ from the coding sequence ATGCTGGAATTCAATAACTCGACACCGCTGACCATGGGTGTAGAACTGGAACTGCAAATCGTCAACCGACGTGATTACAATTTGACGCGTGGTTCCAGCGATCTGCTGGTCATCATTAACAAGATTGACCACGGTTACGACATCAAGCCGGAAATCACCGAGAGCATGATCGAGATCGCGACCTCTGTGCATACCGATCACAAGGAAATGTTGACCGAGCTGACCGCCATGCGCACCTTGCTGGTCAGCGCTGCAGAAAAACTCAATCTTGGTCTGGCCGGTGGCGGTGCCCATCCATTCCAGCATTGGGAAGATCAGCGCATTTATCCTTCCGATCGCTATCAGCTCGTCTCCGAGTTATACGGTTATCTGGCCAAGCAGTTCACCGTGTATGGTCAACACATACATATCGGTTGCCCTAGTGGCGATTCAGCAATACGTTTGGCGCACATGCTGGCGCGCTACATTCCACACTTCATCACGATGTCTGCATCGTCACCGTTTTATCAAGGTGTGGATACCTCATTCCAATCATCACGCCTGACCAGCATCAATGCATTTCCATTGAGTGGTTACATGCCCTTCGTTACTGACTGGGATAGCTTCAATGCCTATTTCGACAAGATGTCGAAGCTGGGTATTGTTGCCAGCATGAAGGATTTCTATTGGGACATTCGTCCTAAACCAGAATACGGCACAGTCGAAATTCGCGTCTGCGATACGCCGTTGGCAATAGAAACAGCCGTCGCACTGGCCGGTTACGCACAAACCTTGAGCAAATATTTCTTCGCGCAGCAAGAACTGCAACCGGCGCAAGACACCTACCTGACTTATTCGTACAATCGTTTCCAGGCTTGTCGCTTCGGCTTGAACGGTACCGTGATCAAACCTATCTGCGGTACGCAGTTATCCATCAAGGAAGACATCCTGCAAACGTTTGACATGCTCAAGGACGTAGCGGAAGAATTGGGCACAACTGAAGCGATCGAATTATTGCGCAACCGCATATTGTCAGCCCCATCCGATGCCGACTGGCTTCGTGCCTGCTATGAGAAAAGTGGTTCGCTGAGCGATGTTGTCCGCCAGCAAAGCGCTGTGTGGATGGCGCAATAA
- a CDS encoding cation:proton antiporter: MTSHSFFPSMPHALNVLTATGLILIAGILGAHFLRRIFPQIPAITCYVLTGLLIGPSALNLIDVSVLSEISVLVDLALGLVLFELGRRVDYKWLLRERGLLITGVLLSLVTFFALFLLLTQFGISKLVASMVAALGMATSPAVILNVVREVKAEGQLTERMLNIVVIGNALAFIIFSMGLAAVHVEYEAGWESYILHPLYLLLGSAALGWIMSRLLVWIGQWLGRDSQAQLILVLALIAGTVGIGVMLNLSALIALLVFGIASRSYDARHAIVEPDLSQFSGLFYVALFVFAGAKLELSYLLTLWPAVLAFIALRLFIAMTMTTAMARINGVTLRKGALLGLGLVPLSGFNIIMVQHAVGFYPQFGSQLAALVVSILVILELIGPICTRYALVASGEAKQ; the protein is encoded by the coding sequence ATGACATCACATAGTTTTTTTCCGTCCATGCCGCATGCACTGAATGTACTCACTGCCACTGGTTTGATCCTGATCGCCGGTATATTGGGTGCACATTTTCTGCGTCGCATATTTCCGCAAATACCGGCGATTACCTGTTACGTCCTGACTGGTCTGCTAATCGGACCATCTGCATTGAATCTGATCGACGTCTCGGTACTGAGTGAAATCAGTGTGCTGGTTGATCTCGCGCTTGGTCTGGTTTTATTTGAACTAGGTCGCCGCGTTGATTACAAATGGTTGCTGCGTGAAAGAGGTTTGCTCATCACCGGCGTGTTGCTGAGTCTGGTTACCTTCTTCGCTCTGTTCCTGTTGTTGACGCAATTCGGTATCAGCAAACTGGTGGCCAGCATGGTCGCCGCACTGGGCATGGCGACCTCGCCTGCCGTGATTCTGAATGTAGTACGCGAAGTAAAAGCAGAAGGCCAACTGACCGAACGCATGTTGAATATTGTCGTCATCGGCAACGCGCTCGCCTTCATCATCTTCTCGATGGGCCTGGCGGCCGTGCATGTGGAATATGAAGCCGGCTGGGAAAGTTATATTCTGCATCCCTTGTATCTGCTGCTAGGTTCAGCCGCGCTCGGCTGGATCATGAGTCGCCTGCTGGTCTGGATAGGTCAATGGCTGGGCCGCGATAGTCAGGCACAGTTAATCCTCGTTCTGGCACTGATTGCCGGCACCGTCGGCATCGGCGTCATGCTCAATCTGTCCGCCTTGATTGCCTTGCTGGTATTCGGCATTGCCAGCCGCAGCTACGATGCGCGGCATGCCATCGTCGAACCTGATTTGAGCCAATTCAGCGGCTTGTTTTATGTCGCACTGTTCGTGTTTGCCGGTGCCAAATTGGAACTGTCGTACTTGCTGACGCTATGGCCGGCCGTTCTCGCGTTCATCGCCTTGCGCCTGTTCATCGCGATGACGATGACAACGGCCATGGCGCGTATCAACGGCGTCACTTTACGCAAAGGTGCCTTGCTCGGTTTGGGTCTGGTGCCACTCTCCGGCTTCAACATCATCATGGTGCAACATGCAGTCGGTTTTTATCCGCAGTTCGGCTCGCAATTAGCCGCGCTGGTGGTATCGATACTCGTCATCCTGGAACTCATAGGCCCCATCTGCACGCGCTATGCGCTGGTTGCATCGGGTGAAGCAAAGCAATAA
- a CDS encoding NAD(P)/FAD-dependent oxidoreductase codes for MSSNANADDSSHETTPEPFIINEAAPHRIVIVGGGAGGLELATTLGNKLVKSGRVSVVLVDRSSTHIWKPLLHEVAAGSMDANSHQLEYAAQARWHRFVFQPGELKGLDRERKTITVGNLVDDDGIELLPQREIKYDTLILSIGSITNFFNVPGAEKNAISIDSMHQAEHFRRRMIGLCVRADQAQSQLNIAIIGGGATGVELSAELRNTAEVLGAYGLHNLDPHRDIRITVIEAAPRILSALPERVSVKTTELLNRLDVDVLTDAKVSEVQEHAVLLANGTQIPADLTVWAAGIRAPQILSELGLPVNRLGQIVVSRTLQTEIDPNIFAFGDCAACPWPEKNSTIPPRAQSAHQQASFLFNALKKRLDNQELPLFEYRDLGSLVSLGRFDAVGNLMGPLIGRAMFIEGVLARLLYISLYRMHLVALHGVIRTCADTVAHWLRRKTSPRVKLH; via the coding sequence ATGTCAAGCAACGCTAACGCAGATGACAGTTCGCATGAGACCACACCCGAGCCTTTTATCATCAACGAGGCAGCTCCGCATCGCATCGTCATAGTAGGTGGCGGCGCTGGCGGTTTGGAACTGGCAACCACGCTGGGCAACAAACTCGTTAAAAGTGGACGCGTCAGCGTCGTGCTGGTCGATCGTTCCTCGACCCATATCTGGAAACCCTTACTGCATGAAGTTGCCGCAGGCAGCATGGACGCCAACTCGCATCAACTCGAATATGCCGCACAGGCGCGCTGGCATCGCTTCGTCTTTCAACCAGGTGAACTGAAAGGCCTGGATCGCGAGCGAAAAACAATTACTGTCGGCAATCTGGTCGATGACGATGGCATCGAGTTATTGCCGCAACGTGAAATCAAGTACGACACATTGATCCTGTCGATAGGCAGCATCACCAATTTCTTTAATGTGCCCGGCGCAGAAAAGAATGCGATCTCTATCGATAGCATGCATCAGGCAGAACATTTCCGCCGCCGCATGATCGGACTGTGCGTACGTGCAGATCAGGCGCAATCGCAACTCAACATCGCCATCATCGGTGGCGGTGCAACCGGCGTAGAACTCTCGGCAGAGTTGCGCAATACCGCCGAAGTATTAGGCGCATACGGTTTGCACAACCTTGATCCGCATCGCGATATCCGCATCACTGTCATCGAAGCGGCACCACGCATACTGTCGGCATTGCCGGAACGCGTATCGGTCAAAACGACGGAATTGCTGAACAGACTGGATGTCGATGTGCTCACCGATGCCAAGGTATCGGAAGTGCAGGAACATGCGGTGTTGCTGGCGAACGGTACACAAATACCAGCCGATCTGACTGTATGGGCGGCCGGCATACGGGCACCACAGATACTCAGCGAATTGGGATTGCCGGTTAATCGTCTTGGTCAGATCGTAGTATCTCGCACCTTGCAGACTGAAATCGATCCGAACATTTTTGCCTTCGGCGATTGTGCTGCCTGTCCATGGCCGGAGAAAAACAGTACGATCCCGCCGCGCGCGCAATCAGCGCATCAGCAAGCCAGCTTCCTGTTCAATGCGCTGAAGAAACGTTTGGATAATCAAGAGCTGCCGCTGTTTGAATATCGCGATCTGGGTTCGCTCGTATCGCTGGGACGTTTCGATGCAGTCGGCAATCTGATGGGACCGTTGATCGGTCGCGCGATGTTTATTGAAGGTGTGCTGGCACGCTTGCTTTATATCTCGCTCTACCGCATGCATTTGGTCGCGCTACACGGTGTGATACGTACTTGCGCCGATACGGTAGCTCATTGGTTACGACGCAAAACATCACCTCGTGTGAAATTGCACTAA